One Papaver somniferum cultivar HN1 chromosome 10, ASM357369v1, whole genome shotgun sequence genomic window carries:
- the LOC113316293 gene encoding uncharacterized protein LOC113316293, whose translation MEAPPAATETPTTITSLSLNDTTTQENVQKVPSESRFPLVDEGDDQVGVPLSENDEDAHAIIANTLPKSVIIQSNIDNLYLHFEKENPWVPNAIRFHGDYSFGLETRFEVVQATTVTGLVHIRCLRNNKYWANSGTSYRWVTAMAIKPEENQSDPYCTLFKPIFEYSNNNRVVKLRHVNTGYYVRRFYGGDHYYGALYLSASGDSCERYTFIDWESVVMLPDLIRIKGDNGNHLESYGGDGYMDYNRKADNSSFFDYEVSPSRDGGIRLKGVYHGKYWTDVDTSIWVLLKEAATTFHDTNTVFLPTIVDGNRIIMRSLKNGKFCNRFTTEEKTSCLATLEKYPDQWSSMEIEEPVMSRKINNVRYHLTDARLYNEKILALITDDSSNYTQSPLTSSLNLKTTVTNTTNWSNSVTMKVGIKMTCTAGVPGVSSGAIEISADITGSQSWGETHTETQEVGSVKTITVPPMTRVKGSLMATRVSYDIPFAYTQHDVLKNGSPKVYEKNDGVFTGHNGYGYKYEVVNLPLQ comes from the coding sequence ATGGAAGCACCTccagcagcaacagaaactcCTACCACTATTACTTCTTTATCTCTTAATGATACTACTACTCAAGAGAATGTGCAGAAGGTACCATCAGAAAGTCGGTTTCCTCTTGTTGATGAAGGAGATGATCAAGTAGGAGTTCCTTTGAGTGAAAATGATGAAGATGCGCATGCCATCATCGCAAATACACTCCCCAAGTCGGTCATAATCCAATCGAACATAGACAATTTATACTTGcacttcgagaaagaaaatcCATGGGTACCTAATGCCATCCGGTTCCATGGAGATTACAGTTTCGGGCTCGAGACAAGGTTCGAAGTGGTGCAAGCTACCACTGTAACTGGCCTCGTCCATATCAGGTGTTTGCGTAATAACAAGTACTGGGCAAATTCCGGTACGTCCTACAGATGGGTCACTGCCATGGCCATCAAACCTGAGGAGAATCAGTCCGATCCATATTGCACGCTCTTCAAGCCTATTTTCGAGTATTCCAACAATAACCGCGTCGTTAAGCTCCGCCACGTCAACACCGGCTACTATGTCAGGAGGTTTTATGGTGGCGACCATTATTATGGTGCCTTGTATTTAAGTGCTTCAGGCGACAGCTGTGAAAGGTACACCTTCATTGACTGGGAATCTGTGGTTATGTTGCCCGACCTTATCAGGATCAAGGGAGACAACGGAAACCATCTTGAGTCCTACGGCGGAGACGGTTATATGGACTACAATCGCAAAGCCGATAATTCCTCATTCTTTGACTACGAGGTGTCTCCAAGTCGGGACGGAGGCATCCGCCTGAAGGGTGTTTACCATGGCAAGTATTGGACTGATGTGGATACTAGTATTTGGGTATTGTTAAAGGAGGCTGCCACCACATTCCATGACACAAACACCGTATTTTTACCCACGATAGTTGATGGAAACCGCATCATCATGCGAAGTTTGAAGAACGGCAAGTTCTGCAACAGATTCACGACTGAAGAGAAGACGAGCTGCCTGGCCACTCTTGAAAAGTATCCGGACCAGTGGAGCTCCATGGAGATTGAGGAGCCCGTCATGTCAAGGAAAATTAATAATGTCAGATATCACCTTACGGATGCAAGGCTTTACAATGAGAAAATTCTTGCACTTATCACTGATGATTCAAGCAACTATACTCAAAGTCCCTTAACGTCATCATTAAATCTCAAAACTACAGTGACCAATACAACTAATTGGAGTAACAGTGTCACGATGAAAGTGGGTATCAAGATGACTTGTACTGCTGGTGTTCCAGGCGTTTCATCGGGTGCGATTGAAATTTCTGCTGACATTACCGGATCTCAGAGTTGGGGAGAAACGCATACAGAAACCCAAGAAGTGGGGTCCGTGAAAACTATTACTGTGCCACCAATGACTAGAGTGAAGGGAAGTCTGATGGCGACACGTGTTTCGTACGACATACCCTTCGCATACACTCAGCATGACGTATTGAAAAATGGGAGTCCAAAAGTTTACGAAAAGAACGACGGGGTTTTTACTGGCCACAATGGCTATGGCTATAAATACGAGGTTGTCAATCTTCCACTCCAGTAA